In the Malaclemys terrapin pileata isolate rMalTer1 chromosome 12, rMalTer1.hap1, whole genome shotgun sequence genome, one interval contains:
- the JPH4 gene encoding junctophilin-4 isoform X1: MSHGGRFDFDDGGCYVGDWQDGRAHGYGVCTGPGAQGEYSGQWRRGFESLGVYTWPSGNTYQGHWSQGKREGLGVERKSKWCYKGEWSHGLKGRAGVWESHSGVTYEGMWRDGLQDGYGTETYADGGTYQGQWQAGKRHGYGVRQSVPYRQAALVCSLRRTSLESLRSDPDPGGPPAPLPPPPLPPPLLPGDSPASGSRGGFVLAFPGDPHFPKGAKKKTGGFFFRRSLLLSGLRVRRAESKASLGSKRGSLKSEAGVSSTGSEATTLSYAETEPPEMPSRLAIEGSSTEVYAGEWRADRRSGYGVSRRSNGLRYEGEWLGNRRHGYGRTTYPDGTKEEGKYKLNRLVSGKVKNLIPLRRSKVKEKVDRAVEMARRAVSLARQKQEMAATRAADARLKATAALASAEKAVEAARVAKILAQDLQPILDDPEPRPRLDSEGTDTDLLEYDSPGVYENGVTPSDVTPDPSYPPTPLQPWRGDPRRTWHPLENGGPPRVPPADASDPEDEWGCRRFPARTPGFPPEGLWEGDEAGRPLVGTPPSGSSGSLQEEEEEEDYEEDLPQLDIGEPQAGPEVAGPLGHSGLGADKLPSGVGAAAQGEKETGAAMRQGAHPLVVLAVVLIDICLAHLFSLLLT, encoded by the exons ATGTCCCACGGGGGCAGGTTCGACTTTGACGATGGCGGCTGCTACGTGGGTGACTGGCAGGATGGCCGGGCACACGGGTACGGGGTCtgcaccggccctggggcccAGGGCGAGTACAGTGGGCAATGGCGGCGCGGGTTCGAGTCTCTGGGCGTCTACACCTGGCCCAGCGGCAACACCTACCAAGGCCATTGGAGCCAGGGCAAGCGGGAAGGGCTGGGCGTGGAGCGCAAGAGCAAGTGGTGTTACAAGGGGGAGTGGAGCCATGGGCTGAAGGGCCGGGCCGGCGTCTGGGAGAGCCACTCCGGGGTCACCTACGAGGGCATGTGGAGGGACGGGCTACAGGATGGCTACGGCACCGAGACCTACGCCGACGGAG GCACCTACCAGGGCCAGTGGCAAGCCGGGAAGCGGCACGGCTACGGCGTTCGCCAGAGCGTCCCCTACCGCCAGGCTGCCTTGGTGTGCTCCCTGCGCCGCACCTCGCTGGAATCCCTCCGCAGCGACCCCGACCCCGGCgggccccctgctcctctccctccccctcccctgccccctccgctGCTCCCAGGGGACAGCCCAGCCTCGGGCTCCCGGGGTGGCTTCGTGCTGGCCTTCCCCGGTGACCCGCACTTCCCCAAGGGGGCCAAGAAGAAGACGGGGGGCTTCTTCTTCCGGCGGTCCCTGCTGCTGAGCGGCCTGCGGGTGCGCCGGGCCGAGTCCAAAGCCTCCCTGGGCAGTAAGCGGGGCTCGCTGAAGAGCGAAGCCGGGGTGAGCTCGACCGGGAGCGAAGCCACCACCCTGAGCTACGCCGAGACCGAACCCCCTGAGATGCCATCACGGTTGGCCATCGAGGGCTCCTCCACCGAGGTGTACGCCGGGGAGTGGCGTGCTGACCGGCGCAGCGGCTACGGGGTCAGCCGGCGCTCCAACGGGCTGCGCTACGAAGGCGAGTGGCTGGGGAACCGGCGGCATGGCTACGGGCGCACCACCTACCCTGACGGCACCAAGGAAGAGGGCAAGTACAAGCTCAACCGCCTGGTGAGCGGCAAGGTCAAGAACCTCATCCCGCTCCGGCGCAGCAAGGTGAAGGAGAAGGTGGACCGGGCAGTGGAGATGGCCCGCAGAGCCGTCAGCCTGGCCAGGCAGAAGCAGGAAATGGCGGCCACCAG ggCGGCCGATGCCCGGCTGAAGGCCACAGCCGCGCTGGCCTCTGCCGAGAAGGCCGTGGAGGCGGCTCGAGTGGCCAAGATCCTGGCCCAGGATCTTCAACCCATCCTGGATGACCCtg AGCCACGGCCCCGCCTGGACTCCGAAGGCACCGACACGGACCTGTTAGAATATGACAGCCCGGGGGTCTACGAAAATGGGGTCACCCCATCCGACGTGACCCCAGACCccagctacccccccaccccgctgcagccctggaggGGGGACCCCCGCCGGACTTGGCACCCTCTGGAGAACGGCGGACCCCCTCGAGTGCCCCCTGCGGATGCATCAGACCCTGAGGACGAGTGGGGGTGCCGGAGGTTCCCTGCCCGGACACCGGGGTTCCCACCCGAGGGACTGTGGGAGGGGGACGAGGCAGGGCGCCCCCTGGTGGGCACCCCACCCAGCGGCAGCTCTGGAAGCctccaggaggaagaggaggaggaggactatGAGGAAGATCTCCCCCAGCTGGATATTGGGGAGCCCCAGGCGGGGCCAGAGGTGGCgggacccctggggcactctggaCTGGGGGCTGACAAGCTGCCTtcaggggtgggggctgcggcTCAGGGTGAGAAGGAGACAGGAGCAGCCATGAGACAG GGAGCTCACCCATTGGTGGTTCTGGCCGTCGTGTTGATTGACATCTGCCTGGCTCACCTGTTCTCTCTGCTTCTCACCTGA
- the JPH4 gene encoding junctophilin-4 isoform X2, producing MSHGGRFDFDDGGCYVGDWQDGRAHGYGVCTGPGAQGEYSGQWRRGFESLGVYTWPSGNTYQGHWSQGKREGLGVERKSKWCYKGEWSHGLKGRAGVWESHSGVTYEGMWRDGLQDGYGTETYADGGTYQGQWQAGKRHGYGVRQSVPYRQAALVCSLRRTSLESLRSDPDPGGPPAPLPPPPLPPPLLPGDSPASGSRGGFVLAFPGDPHFPKGAKKKTGGFFFRRSLLLSGLRVRRAESKASLGSKRGSLKSEAGVSSTGSEATTLSYAETEPPEMPSRLAIEGSSTEVYAGEWRADRRSGYGVSRRSNGLRYEGEWLGNRRHGYGRTTYPDGTKEEGKYKLNRLVSGKVKNLIPLRRSKVKEKVDRAVEMARRAVSLARQKQEMAATSQGMVGGWGWGRQVTWSVGKVGAGRCVGMDLG from the exons ATGTCCCACGGGGGCAGGTTCGACTTTGACGATGGCGGCTGCTACGTGGGTGACTGGCAGGATGGCCGGGCACACGGGTACGGGGTCtgcaccggccctggggcccAGGGCGAGTACAGTGGGCAATGGCGGCGCGGGTTCGAGTCTCTGGGCGTCTACACCTGGCCCAGCGGCAACACCTACCAAGGCCATTGGAGCCAGGGCAAGCGGGAAGGGCTGGGCGTGGAGCGCAAGAGCAAGTGGTGTTACAAGGGGGAGTGGAGCCATGGGCTGAAGGGCCGGGCCGGCGTCTGGGAGAGCCACTCCGGGGTCACCTACGAGGGCATGTGGAGGGACGGGCTACAGGATGGCTACGGCACCGAGACCTACGCCGACGGAG GCACCTACCAGGGCCAGTGGCAAGCCGGGAAGCGGCACGGCTACGGCGTTCGCCAGAGCGTCCCCTACCGCCAGGCTGCCTTGGTGTGCTCCCTGCGCCGCACCTCGCTGGAATCCCTCCGCAGCGACCCCGACCCCGGCgggccccctgctcctctccctccccctcccctgccccctccgctGCTCCCAGGGGACAGCCCAGCCTCGGGCTCCCGGGGTGGCTTCGTGCTGGCCTTCCCCGGTGACCCGCACTTCCCCAAGGGGGCCAAGAAGAAGACGGGGGGCTTCTTCTTCCGGCGGTCCCTGCTGCTGAGCGGCCTGCGGGTGCGCCGGGCCGAGTCCAAAGCCTCCCTGGGCAGTAAGCGGGGCTCGCTGAAGAGCGAAGCCGGGGTGAGCTCGACCGGGAGCGAAGCCACCACCCTGAGCTACGCCGAGACCGAACCCCCTGAGATGCCATCACGGTTGGCCATCGAGGGCTCCTCCACCGAGGTGTACGCCGGGGAGTGGCGTGCTGACCGGCGCAGCGGCTACGGGGTCAGCCGGCGCTCCAACGGGCTGCGCTACGAAGGCGAGTGGCTGGGGAACCGGCGGCATGGCTACGGGCGCACCACCTACCCTGACGGCACCAAGGAAGAGGGCAAGTACAAGCTCAACCGCCTGGTGAGCGGCAAGGTCAAGAACCTCATCCCGCTCCGGCGCAGCAAGGTGAAGGAGAAGGTGGACCGGGCAGTGGAGATGGCCCGCAGAGCCGTCAGCCTGGCCAGGCAGAAGCAGGAAATGGCGGCCACCAG TCAGGGCAtggttgggggctgggggtggggaagacagGTTACATGGAGTGT GGGCAAGGTGGGGGCTGGGCGCTGTGTAGGGATGGATCTGGGGTGA